One Helianthus annuus cultivar XRQ/B chromosome 12, HanXRQr2.0-SUNRISE, whole genome shotgun sequence genomic region harbors:
- the LOC110892966 gene encoding protein FAR1-RELATED SEQUENCE 5-like produces MINKMSHLNIGPVRAFNIMKEVYGGFDKVGATKVDFKNFKKELNLFIGEFDAEMFVKRLMRKKEFLPNFSCEYETTDEGVLKCIFWADEDMKRNYYMFGDVISFDATYKRNKYNMMFVPFTGIDNHNRNVTLGAAILGSETAETYSWLLRAIKNAYGYAPPVIVTDQDPAMKRAIADVWPESRHRLCMWHIMDKLTTKVGAALCSNTDFRKRLSTVVWTDSLLPEAFEAEWAAIIHDFGLTDHEWLTYIYGLRESWIPAYYREEEMSGLMRTSSRSESENHFFGKISNPKCTLVEFLSHFDTAIEAQRHEHRKNDHDTRYTNPGEWSDFVLEKQAAQIYTRTLFLDVQLEIQHAIHRCTSVRLDHVGDFIKFFIKDLDQPCSSFFEVMIREEDVTVKCICNRFEQFGLLCSHIFCVLRILDIREFPKQYILRRWTREAVPNSSPGSILTDGGDPDRSEEVNRCVREISHATEYVVNKLISKFDKLSDFRDHIKQFMSVADEAQINAPPKTRRNRFAELLGVALESTTTIRVPVGTRFKGCGSHKRLKSQKERAISQSGSKRRQCSLCKKYGHNRVTCWKYTVAGTEAGSSRNAGGNEDTIHEGDAAMVVQGDGPGSNDDDDVFYTSGNDADMDDEDMA; encoded by the exons ATGATAAACAAGATGTCACATCTCAACATCGGGCCTGTTCGTGCATTTAACATTATGAAGGAAGTGTATGGTGGGTTCGACAAAGTCGGTGCTACCAAAGTCGattttaaaaatttcaagaaaGAATTAAATCTTTTTATCGGAGAGTTTGATGCGGAAATGTTTGTCAAGCGACTGATGAGGAAAAAGGAGTTTTTACCGAACTTCTCTTGTGAATATGAAACCACAGACGAAGGTGTGTTGAAGTGCATTTTTTGGGCCGACGAGGATATGAAGAGAAATTATTACATGTTTGGGGACGTTATATCATTTGATGCTACCTACAAGCGTAACAA GTATAACATGATGTTTGTCCCTTTCACTGGGATTGATAATCATAATAGGAACGTGACACTTGGTGCTGCAATTCTCGGTTCTGAAACGGCAGAGACGTATAGCTGGTTACTTAGGGCGATCAAGAACGCATACGGGTACGCGCCTCCTGTAATCGTTACTGACCAAGACCCTGCGATGAAAAGGGCTATAGCTGATGTTTGGCCTGAGTCGAGGCATCGGTTATGTATGTGGCATATCATGGATAAACTCACTACAAAG GTCGGGGCTGCCCTATGTTCAAATACAGATTTCAGGAAAAGATTGTCTACAGTTGTTTGGACTGATTCTCTATTGCCCGAAGCTTTTGAGGCTGAATGGGCAGCTATTATTCATGATTTCGGTTTAACCGACCATGAATGGCTGACGTATATATATGGGCTACGTGAATCATGGATTCCAGCTTACTATCGTGAAGAAGAAATGTCTGGTCTTATGCGGACATCATCTAGGTCCGAAAGCGAGAATCACTTTTTTGGCAAAATTAGCAATCCAAAGTGCACGTTGGTTGAATTTCTTAGCCACTTTGATACGGCTATTGAAGCGCAAAGGCACGAGCACCGAAAAAACGATCATGACACTCGATACACCAACCCTGGAGAGTGGAGTGATTTTGTTCTCGAGAAGCAAGCAGCTCAGATATATACTAGAACTTTATTTTTGGATGTTCAACTCGAGATTCAACATGCTATCCATCGTTGTACGAGTGTCAGATTAGATCACGTCGGTGATTTCATTAAGTTTTTTATAAAGGATCTCGATCAACCATGTTCTTCGTTCTTCgag GTTATGATACGCGAGGAGGATGTTACTGTTAAGTGTATCTGCAACAGGTTTGAGCAGTTTGGACTGTTGTGTAGTCACATTTTTTGCGTGTTACGGATTCTTGACATAAGGGAGTTTCCGAAACAATATATATTGAGGCGTTGGACGCGTGAGGCTGTTCCAAATAGTTCCCCCGGGTCCATTCTTACGGATGGTGGAGATCCAGATCGTAGTGAGGAGGTTAACCGGTGTGTTCGGGAGATTAGTCACGCAACTGAGTATGTCGTGAACAAGTTGATTTCAAAATTTGATAAGTTGTCTGATTTTCGTGATCATATCAAGCAGTTTATGTCAGTCGCGGATGAAGCTCAAATAAATGCACCTCCCAAGACACGACGTAATCGGTTTGCTGAACTGCTAGGAGTTGCTCTAGAGAGCACGACCACTATCCGTGTTCCAGTTGGTACCAGGTTCAAGGGCTGTGGTTCTCATAAACGCCTTAAATCTCAAAAGGAGCGAGCCATAAGTCAGTCTGGTAGTAAACGTCGTCAATGTTCATTATGTAAAAAATACGGTCATAACAGAGTAACGTGCTGGAAATACACCGTGGCTGGGACTGAGGCAGGTTCTTCGCGGAATGCTGGAGGTAATGAAGATACAATTCATGAAGGAGATGCTGCTATGGTTGTTCAAGGTGATGGTCCTGGATCGAACGATGACGATGATGTGTTTTACACATCTGGAAACGATGCAGATATGGATGATGAGGACATGGCATAG